The following proteins are encoded in a genomic region of Triticum dicoccoides isolate Atlit2015 ecotype Zavitan chromosome 1B, WEW_v2.0, whole genome shotgun sequence:
- the LOC119349088 gene encoding alpha-glucan water dikinase, chloroplastic-like isoform X1: protein MASMSEVQGKFKVHLATNHAEPLILHWALAKKAGEWKAPPPGVPPAGSTLLELACESSFSDAELDGLHYQVLEIELDADSYKGMPFVLRSNQTWIKNNTSDFYLDFSRRAAKTSEKDSSDAGKGTAKALLETIADLEGEAQKSFMHRFNIASDLVEQAKDVGQLGLAGLLVWMRFMATRQLIWNKNYNVKPREISQAQDRFTDNLESLYKTYPQYREMLRMILAAVGRGGQGDVGQRIRDEILVIQRNNNCMGGMMEEWHQKLHNNTSPDDVVICQALMDYMNSDLDIKVYWDTLNKNGITKERLASYDHPIHSEPNLTRDQKEGLLRDLTNYMRSLKAVHSGADLESAIGTCTGYTSESQGFMVGVEVNPVKGLPSGFSELLKFVLEHIEDKSVESLVEGLLEARAALRPLLLGSTDRLKDLIFLDIALDSTVRTAVERSYENLNNASPEKLMYFIGLVIENLALSTDDNEDLLYCLKGWNHALEMSNKSDNQWALYAKAFLDRTRLALATKGEEYHNILQPSAEYLGSLLGIEKWTLDIFTEEIIRSGSAASLSLLLNRLDPVLRNVANLGSWQIISPVEVAGYVVAVDQLLTVQDQSYDKPTVLVVKGVKGEEEIPDGVVAVLTPDMPDVLSHVSVRARNSKVLFATCFDPNIFSELQQNEGKVLSLKPGSVDINYREIAENELLVSSSPDTADGQSAPSLSLVKKQFVGKYAISADEFSDEKVGAKSRNIAYLNGKVPSWVSVPTSVALPFGTFETVLSDTTNKEVAQKVQILTDKLNQGEFGALNEIRNVLLNLTAPTDLVKELKEKMQGSGMPWPGDEGEQRWEQAWMAIKKVWASKWNERAYFSTRKVKLDHANLCMSVLVQEVVSADYAFVIHTTNPSSGESSEIYAEVVKGLGETLVGAFPGRAMSFVCKKDNLDSPRVLGYPSKPIGLFIKKSVIFRSDSNGEDLEGYAGAGLYDSVPMDKEEEVILDYTNDPLITDCSFRNSILSNIARAGHAIEELYGSPQDIEGVVKDGKIYVVQTRPQM, encoded by the exons ATG GCATCGATGTCAGAAGTACAAGGAAAGTTCAAAGTTCACTTGGCCACAAATCACGCCGAGCCACTTATTCTCCACTGGGCACTGGCAAAGAAGGCTGGAGAGTGGAAG GCACCTCCTCCAGGCGTGCCACCTGCTGGTTCGACATTGCTTGAACTGGCATGTGAGAGTTCATTCTCTGATGCTGAACTAGATGGTTTGCATTACCAG GTTCTGGAGATAGAGCTTGATGCCGACAGCTATAAGGGGATGCCTTTTGTCCTCCGGTCTAATCAAACATGGATAAAGAACAATACCTCTGACTTTTACCTTGATTTTAGCAGGAGAGCTGCCAAGACTTCAGAG AAGGATAGTAGTGATGCTGGTAAAGGGACTGCAAAGGCTTTGCTAGAAACAATAGCCGATCTAGAGGGAGAGGCCCAAAAATCTTTTATGCATAG ATTCAATATAGCATCCGACCTAGTTGAACAAGCAAAAGATGTGGGACAATTGGGTCTTGCTGGACTACTGGTTTGGATGAGATTCATGGCCACGAGGCAACTTATCTGGAACAAGAATTATAATGTGAAGCCACG TGAGATTAGCCAAGCACAAGATAGGTTCACAGACAATCTTGAAAGTCTCTACAAAACGTATCCACAGTACAGGGAGATGCTAAGAATGATATTGGCCGCAGTAGGTCGTGGAGGTCAGGGTGATGTCGGTCAACGTATTCGTGATGAGATTTTAGTAATACAG AGAAACAATAACTGCATGGGTGGAATGATGGAAGAATGGCATCAAAAACTACACAACAATACAAGCCCAGACGATGTGGTGATTTGCCAG GCACTGATGGACTATATGAACAGTGACCTTGACATCAAAGTTTATTGGGATACTTTAAACAAAAATGGCATAACAAAGGAAAGATTAGCAAGCTACGACCACCCTATTCACTCAGAGCCAAATTTAACGAGGGACCAGAAGGAGGGTCTACTACGCGACTTAACAAACTACATGAGAAGCCTCAAG GCTGTTCACTCCGGTGCTGATCTAGAATCTGCTATAGGAACCTGTACAGGGTACACGTCAGAG AGTCAGGGTTTCATGGTCGGTGTCGAAGTGAATCCTGTGAAGGGATTACCATCTGGATTTTCT GAATTGCTTAAGTTTGTCCTTGAGCACATTGAGGATAAATCAGTGGAATCGCTTGTTGAG GGTCTCTTGGAGGCAAGAGCTGCGCTTCGCCCTTTGCTCCTTGGCTCAACGGATCGCTTGAAGGATCTCATATTTTTGGACATTGCTCTTGATTCTACTGTTAGGACAGCAGTTGAAAGGTCATATGAAAATCTGAACAATGCATCACCTGAG AAACTCATGTACTTCATCGGTCTAGTTATTGAAAATCTTGCGTTGTCCACCGATGACAATGAGGATCTCCTATACTGCTTAAAG GGATGGAACCATGCACTTGAAATGTCAAACAAATCTGATAATCAGTGGGCATTGTATGCAAAAGCATTTCTAGACAGAACTAGACTTGCACTTGCAACCAAGGGAGAAGAATACCATAATATTCTTCAGCCTTCAGCAGAATACCTTGGTTCGTTACTTGGAATTGAGAAATGGACA CTTGACATATTTACGGAGGAAATTATCCGTAGTGGATCAGCCGCTTCATTGTCATTACTCCTCAATCGTCTTGACCCTGTTCTTAGGAACGTTGCAAACCTAGGAAG TTGGCAGATCATAAGCCCAGTTGAAGTAGCGGGGTATGTGGTTGCCGTAGACCAATTGCTCACTGTTCAAGACCAATCTTATGACAAGCCCACAGTTTTGGTGGTAAAAGGTGTCAAGGGAGAAGAGGAAATACCTGACGGTGTTGTCGCCGTCCTTACTCCAGATATGCCCGATGTATTGTCCCATGTCTCAGTTCGAGCAAGGAATAGCAAG GTATTGTTTGCCACATGCTTTGACCCAAATATCTTCTCTGAACTGCAACAAAATGAAGGCAAGGTACTTTCACTAAAGCCAGGTTCTGTAGATATAAACTACAG AGAGATTGCAGAGAATGAACTTCTAGTTTCAAGTTCCCCTGATACAGCAGATGGCCAATCAGCACCATCTCTGTCACTAGTGAAGAAGCAATTTGTTGGAAAGTATGCAATATCTGCTGATGAATTCTCTGATGAAAAG GTCGGAGCTAAATCTCGGAATATAGCTTACCTCAACGGAAAGGTGCCATCATGGGTCAGTGTCCCAACGTCAGTTGCACTCCCATTTGGAACGTTCGAAACAGTTTTGTCTGATACGACTAACAAG GAAGTAGCCCAAAAGGTACAGATCCTAACGGACAAGCTCAATCAAGGAGAATTTGGTGCTCTTAATGAAATCCGAAATGTTCTGCTGAACCTAACAGCTCCTACTGATCTG GTGAAGGAACTCAAGGAGAAGATGCAAGGTTCTGGAATGCCATGGCCTGGAGATGAAGGTGAACAGCGTTGGGAACAAGCATGGATGGCAATCAAAAAG GTGTGGGCCTCAAAATGGAATGAAAGAGCGTACTTCAGCACCCGGAAAGTGAAGCTTGATCATGCCAACCTTTGCATGTCGGTTCTTGTGCAAGAAGTTGTGAGTGCAGACTACGCCTTCGTGATACATACTACCAACCCATCATCTGGAGAGTCTTCAGAGATATACGCTGAAGTTGTTAAAGGGCTTGGGGAGACCCTTGTGGGAGCCTTTCCTGGTCGTGCAATGAGCTTCGTCTGCAAGAAGGATAATCTTGACTCTCCCAGG GTATTGGGATATCCAAGCAAGCCAATTGGCCTCTTCATAAAGAAGTCGGTCATCTTCCGTTCTGACTCAAATGGTGAGGACTTGGAAGGCTATGCTGGGGCTGGACTCTATGACAG TGTGCCtatggacaaggaagaagaagtgaTTCTTGACTACACAAATGATCCCCTCATTACAGATTGCAGTTTCCGTAACTCAATACTCTCAAACATTGCTCGTGCTGGTCATGCTATTGAGGAGCTCTATGGGTCTCCACAGGATATTGAAGGAGTGGTGAAGGATGGAAAGATCTACGTTGTGCAGACACGGCCACAAATGTGA
- the LOC119349088 gene encoding alpha-glucan water dikinase, chloroplastic-like isoform X2: MSEVQGKFKVHLATNHAEPLILHWALAKKAGEWKAPPPGVPPAGSTLLELACESSFSDAELDGLHYQVLEIELDADSYKGMPFVLRSNQTWIKNNTSDFYLDFSRRAAKTSEQKDSSDAGKGTAKALLETIADLEGEAQKSFMHRFNIASDLVEQAKDVGQLGLAGLLVWMRFMATRQLIWNKNYNVKPREISQAQDRFTDNLESLYKTYPQYREMLRMILAAVGRGGQGDVGQRIRDEILVIQRNNNCMGGMMEEWHQKLHNNTSPDDVVICQALMDYMNSDLDIKVYWDTLNKNGITKERLASYDHPIHSEPNLTRDQKEGLLRDLTNYMRSLKAVHSGADLESAIGTCTGYTSESQGFMVGVEVNPVKGLPSGFSELLKFVLEHIEDKSVESLVEGLLEARAALRPLLLGSTDRLKDLIFLDIALDSTVRTAVERSYENLNNASPEKLMYFIGLVIENLALSTDDNEDLLYCLKGWNHALEMSNKSDNQWALYAKAFLDRTRLALATKGEEYHNILQPSAEYLGSLLGIEKWTLDIFTEEIIRSGSAASLSLLLNRLDPVLRNVANLGSWQIISPVEVAGYVVAVDQLLTVQDQSYDKPTVLVVKGVKGEEEIPDGVVAVLTPDMPDVLSHVSVRARNSKVLFATCFDPNIFSELQQNEGKVLSLKPGSVDINYREIAENELLVSSSPDTADGQSAPSLSLVKKQFVGKYAISADEFSDEKVGAKSRNIAYLNGKVPSWVSVPTSVALPFGTFETVLSDTTNKEVAQKVQILTDKLNQGEFGALNEIRNVLLNLTAPTDLVKELKEKMQGSGMPWPGDEGEQRWEQAWMAIKKVWASKWNERAYFSTRKVKLDHANLCMSVLVQEVVSADYAFVIHTTNPSSGESSEIYAEVVKGLGETLVGAFPGRAMSFVCKKDNLDSPRVLGYPSKPIGLFIKKSVIFRSDSNGEDLEGYAGAGLYDSVPMDKEEEVILDYTNDPLITDCSFRNSILSNIARAGHAIEELYGSPQDIEGVVKDGKIYVVQTRPQM, encoded by the exons ATGTCAGAAGTACAAGGAAAGTTCAAAGTTCACTTGGCCACAAATCACGCCGAGCCACTTATTCTCCACTGGGCACTGGCAAAGAAGGCTGGAGAGTGGAAG GCACCTCCTCCAGGCGTGCCACCTGCTGGTTCGACATTGCTTGAACTGGCATGTGAGAGTTCATTCTCTGATGCTGAACTAGATGGTTTGCATTACCAG GTTCTGGAGATAGAGCTTGATGCCGACAGCTATAAGGGGATGCCTTTTGTCCTCCGGTCTAATCAAACATGGATAAAGAACAATACCTCTGACTTTTACCTTGATTTTAGCAGGAGAGCTGCCAAGACTTCAGAG CAGAAGGATAGTAGTGATGCTGGTAAAGGGACTGCAAAGGCTTTGCTAGAAACAATAGCCGATCTAGAGGGAGAGGCCCAAAAATCTTTTATGCATAG ATTCAATATAGCATCCGACCTAGTTGAACAAGCAAAAGATGTGGGACAATTGGGTCTTGCTGGACTACTGGTTTGGATGAGATTCATGGCCACGAGGCAACTTATCTGGAACAAGAATTATAATGTGAAGCCACG TGAGATTAGCCAAGCACAAGATAGGTTCACAGACAATCTTGAAAGTCTCTACAAAACGTATCCACAGTACAGGGAGATGCTAAGAATGATATTGGCCGCAGTAGGTCGTGGAGGTCAGGGTGATGTCGGTCAACGTATTCGTGATGAGATTTTAGTAATACAG AGAAACAATAACTGCATGGGTGGAATGATGGAAGAATGGCATCAAAAACTACACAACAATACAAGCCCAGACGATGTGGTGATTTGCCAG GCACTGATGGACTATATGAACAGTGACCTTGACATCAAAGTTTATTGGGATACTTTAAACAAAAATGGCATAACAAAGGAAAGATTAGCAAGCTACGACCACCCTATTCACTCAGAGCCAAATTTAACGAGGGACCAGAAGGAGGGTCTACTACGCGACTTAACAAACTACATGAGAAGCCTCAAG GCTGTTCACTCCGGTGCTGATCTAGAATCTGCTATAGGAACCTGTACAGGGTACACGTCAGAG AGTCAGGGTTTCATGGTCGGTGTCGAAGTGAATCCTGTGAAGGGATTACCATCTGGATTTTCT GAATTGCTTAAGTTTGTCCTTGAGCACATTGAGGATAAATCAGTGGAATCGCTTGTTGAG GGTCTCTTGGAGGCAAGAGCTGCGCTTCGCCCTTTGCTCCTTGGCTCAACGGATCGCTTGAAGGATCTCATATTTTTGGACATTGCTCTTGATTCTACTGTTAGGACAGCAGTTGAAAGGTCATATGAAAATCTGAACAATGCATCACCTGAG AAACTCATGTACTTCATCGGTCTAGTTATTGAAAATCTTGCGTTGTCCACCGATGACAATGAGGATCTCCTATACTGCTTAAAG GGATGGAACCATGCACTTGAAATGTCAAACAAATCTGATAATCAGTGGGCATTGTATGCAAAAGCATTTCTAGACAGAACTAGACTTGCACTTGCAACCAAGGGAGAAGAATACCATAATATTCTTCAGCCTTCAGCAGAATACCTTGGTTCGTTACTTGGAATTGAGAAATGGACA CTTGACATATTTACGGAGGAAATTATCCGTAGTGGATCAGCCGCTTCATTGTCATTACTCCTCAATCGTCTTGACCCTGTTCTTAGGAACGTTGCAAACCTAGGAAG TTGGCAGATCATAAGCCCAGTTGAAGTAGCGGGGTATGTGGTTGCCGTAGACCAATTGCTCACTGTTCAAGACCAATCTTATGACAAGCCCACAGTTTTGGTGGTAAAAGGTGTCAAGGGAGAAGAGGAAATACCTGACGGTGTTGTCGCCGTCCTTACTCCAGATATGCCCGATGTATTGTCCCATGTCTCAGTTCGAGCAAGGAATAGCAAG GTATTGTTTGCCACATGCTTTGACCCAAATATCTTCTCTGAACTGCAACAAAATGAAGGCAAGGTACTTTCACTAAAGCCAGGTTCTGTAGATATAAACTACAG AGAGATTGCAGAGAATGAACTTCTAGTTTCAAGTTCCCCTGATACAGCAGATGGCCAATCAGCACCATCTCTGTCACTAGTGAAGAAGCAATTTGTTGGAAAGTATGCAATATCTGCTGATGAATTCTCTGATGAAAAG GTCGGAGCTAAATCTCGGAATATAGCTTACCTCAACGGAAAGGTGCCATCATGGGTCAGTGTCCCAACGTCAGTTGCACTCCCATTTGGAACGTTCGAAACAGTTTTGTCTGATACGACTAACAAG GAAGTAGCCCAAAAGGTACAGATCCTAACGGACAAGCTCAATCAAGGAGAATTTGGTGCTCTTAATGAAATCCGAAATGTTCTGCTGAACCTAACAGCTCCTACTGATCTG GTGAAGGAACTCAAGGAGAAGATGCAAGGTTCTGGAATGCCATGGCCTGGAGATGAAGGTGAACAGCGTTGGGAACAAGCATGGATGGCAATCAAAAAG GTGTGGGCCTCAAAATGGAATGAAAGAGCGTACTTCAGCACCCGGAAAGTGAAGCTTGATCATGCCAACCTTTGCATGTCGGTTCTTGTGCAAGAAGTTGTGAGTGCAGACTACGCCTTCGTGATACATACTACCAACCCATCATCTGGAGAGTCTTCAGAGATATACGCTGAAGTTGTTAAAGGGCTTGGGGAGACCCTTGTGGGAGCCTTTCCTGGTCGTGCAATGAGCTTCGTCTGCAAGAAGGATAATCTTGACTCTCCCAGG GTATTGGGATATCCAAGCAAGCCAATTGGCCTCTTCATAAAGAAGTCGGTCATCTTCCGTTCTGACTCAAATGGTGAGGACTTGGAAGGCTATGCTGGGGCTGGACTCTATGACAG TGTGCCtatggacaaggaagaagaagtgaTTCTTGACTACACAAATGATCCCCTCATTACAGATTGCAGTTTCCGTAACTCAATACTCTCAAACATTGCTCGTGCTGGTCATGCTATTGAGGAGCTCTATGGGTCTCCACAGGATATTGAAGGAGTGGTGAAGGATGGAAAGATCTACGTTGTGCAGACACGGCCACAAATGTGA